agTTCTTTACGTGGTAATGACATATCTTGAGCCTCAAAAACTATTGTTTCCTCCTCACGCATGCAAAAGACAGCtgaaaaacaggccaatctaCATAACACAGGCTGTGATGTTACAATGgtgatgtacgccccaacattaaagtACACATTAATtataatgttgttacaatgcttaAAACAACATTGTGACAGCCTAGTTAGCCCTATATGCTaatgtttaggctgaagttctactattgacgttacagttacattttgcaggtccatacagaaaaaacacaaacttaccaatCAGAAACTTTCATTTCCAATCCCTgaataattgattattcctcaaaatctgtatcttcgtGTAATACAGGTtcaaatataaggtctgtttgtacacacacagagctactaaaGTGAGCCGCTCTGTTACACAGCCAAttagagcagagctcaacattattatttatgaacCTTTCAAATATGGCatttatagaccatttcattctaaaggcaaatcctagggttgtaaatgaaCATGTAAAACAgtttctggatcatttttgtaCTTCATAAAGTCAATTACCTTTTATGTACGTATCAGAGAACAAATGTAACATACTGTGTCAATGCAttatttggcacctttaagcATCTTTTACAAACATGCCTCAGAAAATAGACATTATAGgtttgtatcttgagacaaatcaatagCACTGGcatatttgaaaatgtgtcagtgcaagttattttcagttgagacgGCTAAAaagtgttttagtctaggactattcttaaaggacaagttctgtgttttacacttaaagccctgttttcagattgtttatgatgaaatagaacggttttgactgaaatttggacatatgatgctggccccaGAATATTCGGTTTCTGTTGTATTACCCCCCACCTCTACATtggctgcataggtgcacttgaacaatccttcctaaaatgcattaaacttttgtttacaaagacgtgaaactcaccgagtggtcaggggtgttcactgatatgctcacacaaaaatcgctgcaaaagatgctttccaacaggttttattgtagtttttgtccaactccattgacttgtattagatgtgctgtgaggtacggtattattAACGGTAACGGAGTTGTATGTATTcctgcaattggcaaaggtggattatcgccaccaactggcctggagtgtctattattcaagctctcaacggaagaatgtacgggtgtgaggcgtttggaaaaataggtccacaagtttacaacgaatggtaaaacacctgttggaaagcatcttttgcagcgatttttgtgtgagcatatcagtgaacacccctgaccactctttgattttcacgtctttgtaaatgaaagtttaatgcattttaggaaggattgttcctgtgcacctatgcagccattgtagaggtgggggctGATACAACAGAAAccaaaaattctcgggccagcttCATATGTCCAAGTTTCAACCGttttatttcatcataaacaaacggaaaacagggctttaagtgtaaaataccgaacttgtcctttaagccttgtctgtgaaaccgggggaacataattttaatatataacgcagttagggctgggcgataattcgataacgataattttaccgatataaactttttcgataaaacggtaaggacagttcgataagtgatcgataatgtttaagcactgtgcgtaatgttgcgcgagcacttccggatgcggcacgcgctcttggtttacaatcacagtgtcagttagacttgaaggagtggaagatgaggcaagttattcaattattagtagagacctatgattttcgcgatgcggataacgcggacggaatcacggaatccaaatgcgcggaaacattttcttgtgtgtaatgttggacgcgcaaacagggttcgtcaaacacagcagacacaggtgcgtgcagtatactttactttcattcagcgtccgcccagctttaaaagtatatttacaggacattcacaaattcaggaaactgaggaaaagcagcagatccaccactgcagtgaatatagtgtttgggtatgtgcgctcccacagcaacgtgacagtcttgacatccatttatcagcatgtatagctcgtatatgtataacacacgcgtgatcactgaactaagttttctttcttgtttaagtgaacataaacagctgttactcagtatattgaaacttaaaacagtctgtcttgggtcttaaagtgacagtagtctgctgcttttgtgtcagaaatgtgttgatttcataacaaatagatttacatttaatacagatgcattaaaacaagattttagtttttgtatttgtcatgttctgaataaaaagtagtttaaaaccattattaactgtctggtttttacaattttcattcaggagcaaaaatctgcctttaaatttgacaggagtaaagatttgttatttatcatgataattatcgatatcgactgatatggaaaacattttctcgataattttttgggtcatatcgcccagccctaaacGCAGTTATTTAATTTATGGCATATACACTTTAAAGGTAtaacttttttatcaaaagaataaaaaaaacatgtaagaaCTTCTATTTCTTGATTACCTTTGGttgaaataaaaattaaatacttcattttgtactttttttttaattatttaattttttataaaaaatttagATCAAAAAATAATGCCGGCTACACTCTCAGAAGAAAAGAGTACAAAAGCGGTCACCAGGGTGGTACCTTAAACATTTTTACCTcatggtacatattggtacctcacaAGTACATTTCTGTGCCTAAATGCTACATATTACgatctttttaaagggtaccgtcccagCTTTGGTACCTTTTCCTGAGTGTACTCAGTGATGTCAGTGTGGATTTTGAGTATTAAATTCAGACTTACTATGTGGGTCTACCCATATAAATTCCAGGAGTAGGTGTGTGTGGCCTCTTTGTAATTGAGTAATCGACTCTGATTCTGCGGCCATCCAGCTCCATTCCATTTGCACGCTCTTTAGCCTAGAATTAAAACGATCCAGAATGATCCATACTGACCACAAACAATCTTTGTTCTACTTTGGGCCATTAATTTTAGGTATACCTTTAATATTATCCATAAATTGGCTGAGGGAACAGTACGTTCTGTAATGCACATTTAACTTTACGTGCAAACTAAATACAAACCGGAATGATACAACTTCACTTAATGACAACATGGTCAATTAAACCTTTGTAATGAAAGCATTTTATCAAAAGACTGTCAATTTGCCATGAGATTTGCAAAGGagcagaataaaaataaaaacgatgGCCTGCATTAATTCATCAGATTTGCAtctgcattgttttttttcttaatcAATCACCTCTTTGGAATCTTCTCTGTTCTCAAAGTAAACAAAGGCAAAGCCCCTGGAGCGTCGAGACTGCTGATCATACACAATGCTGACATCACTCAGAGGGCCATACTTGGAAAAGACCTCCCTGAGGTCCCTCTCTGTGGTGTACAAGCTCAACCCGAACACTCCCAGGCAGCAGTTTGGGTCTGGGTTTGcctaaaatgtgaaaaaacaaaacatctaTTTAAAGACAGCAGTACAAGCACATATTgcagtgttttaaaatatatgcattAATCCGTCTCTTGCCCTTACCCTGTCACCAACATGACGTCTACGGCTTGACATAGGAGAGTGACTGTGACTGTGGCGGCGACGGTATTCGCTGCTGTAGGAGCGACTGCGAGAACGTCTTCGGCGTGAGTGAGAGCGGGAGCGGGAACGGCTATAATGTCTACGGGAACTCCGGTGAGATCGAGATCTGCGGAAAAAGATGACTGTAAAAGCTGAACAGGAAAGTGCACACATGCAGACTACGACGTTGCCAAACCCATGTTCTAAAACTCATCGTGCCACATTAGacatacaattcattaaacatATCGAGTCGCTAGCTACAGACACACGTCAAATGATCAACTGCAGTGTGTCTAAAATCGTGGTCCTGGGTggggaacattttttttatctggCCCAAACATTGTTTCTACTTTTAACCAGAAAGCAGCTGTTGTGACTTCCACTCTGTCCAGTAATGTACTGTGAATTCCTGTTGTAGACAAGCCACAAGGGATCAATTTCAACAAATTCAAACTATGCGATTTTTGGATTTCCCCATTTAGCTTTAGCAAACCTAGCTTCTGTTATTTCTGTAATGGTCAGTGAATAAACAAGATGAATAATCTCACAGACATCAGAATTAGGAACGAAGATCAATAGCCTCAACATACACCCCAAAAAGACAATAGTGTAGTGTACTCACCTAGTCTTGGACCTGGAGCGAGAGCGGGACTTGGAGCGGGAGTGATGTGAACCCTCTTTGGAGCGAGCAGGCGAGCGATCTGGTGAGCGACTTGCCGATTTACCAGATCCTCTAGGACTTCTGCTCCTAGAGGCAGAACGGGACTCCTAAACCAACCACATTCGGATCAAGTTAGAGCCAAAGACTATGGTCACATTGACAATGTTTAGCTAGTCATTTACCGTATTTTGAAACTAGGATAATATAGGATTATCCGGTGATGACTGCCTTTTCATCGCAGGTGCAAAAACAATTACTTTGAAACACTTACAATAAAGATTTCTCTGCAGTTTCTTTCACATGTTATGCATCAGATTATTCATGATAATAATAACTAGCTGTAAATCACTGAGTCTCATGCTATAGGACAATAGTAACTAATGCAATACAAATGGACAACAGAAGATTTATGCATGCACGCATGGGACAAACATACTAAGAGTTACTTAGCGCTGCGATCTTATCCCAGATAACTTCTGATCTTAACTTCATAACACATCTTTTCTTCTTTCTTCAGTTTCAATTTCATTTCTGACTTCATTCCTCTTCCCCCATTTCTCTCACTGCCCATAAATGCTATATGGGAACTTCTTTTCTCCGAAAAATTAGCATGCATTGAAAATTCAGCTTCAAATTATTCTCAATaacaacttgacatttgacttCGTCCAGATTTCTCTTCTTCCAACCTTAACcttaacaaaaaaagaaaaggatGAAGAATGTGTAAACACTGGACATCACAACCAAGAAGCCCATTGTTTTATTAGTGTGGGAACAACATTACAGATGAATCAACAGATGCAAATACCATCATGAAGAgtaattaaacatattttataagACATCTTGAGCCTGCATGCAAAGCATTGGTGCATTGCTCTTATCAGATCATTACGATACATTTGCGTTAAAAAAAGTTGTTGGAAGCATGAAGCAAAACGTTGCTTCGAATAATGATCCTTAAACAGCAATGTATATTAACATATAAATAGCTATATACGTATAATTGCTAAAGTATCATCCTAATAAAAAATTAGTGTGCATATCTGCATACACGATCGGCATTAAGGCTCAAGATGACATTCTCTAATGCATATGCAAATTAATACTGAATTAAACCAGTGTAATTCAACAGTAAATTGTTTTCCATGTTAACGTTTAAAATACTGTGCTTAAACATGCAAAAAGATCTTTCTGGACTTCAAAGCACGTTGCCTGTATGCTAGCACTTTAGTTAGCTAACTGGGTAACGCTACTGGAACTGAGTTTCAAGTactgttattatttttgataGTTTTTAGATACGTTAGAAACCTTAAAACTTTCGCTCATTAAACTCAGCGTGCATTTATGTTTTAACCGTCAGATAGAGCGAATAAAGCCTCGCTCACTCCGTGCTGGCTAACATACAACATGGAGGCCGTTTCTAGAAAAAAACATGGGTGGACGCGTGCAAGAAAGAGAGAACGCGCAAAACGGCACATACCCTCTCGACGAATTCCTTCTCGGCGTCACTCATTGTTGTTTAGTGCTGTTTACGCTGAAACGCTAACACTGTGAGGacaattaatgaaaataaaacacaacacaaactggGCTCGTAAGCGCGATCGTACAAGTCGGACCTTTGGTAATGAGCGCCTTTCTCGAGGCTTTATTTAGAACCTAGCACTTCCACTCTTGGTCTCATGCGCGCTGTCACACGTCCGCAAGTTTAACGCAACGGCCGCAAGAGGGAAGCAGAATAACATAAGAAAATCAAATAGTTTTTGATGATTTCATTTATATACACTTTataattactattattattaaaaatcaaatcgttttattgattttattttatttacattataataattattattcttattaatattttaaaaaactctAAAAAGTACAGCCTCTAATTTTCaaacaaaaatgaaacaaaacacagtAGTTTActtacattacagtacagtacggttaaatacagtgttttttgctaaccaataaataaattgttttttacttattaATGCACTAGATAGCAGGCACACATGTGCAGAGGAATAattcaaaacagaaaacaatGCAGCAAATATTAAAGCGTCATTATTAACATTGAAAGTTAATTGAAGTCCAACATAGTACTTTATAGcttggataatttttttattaaatctaaTCATCTTCAATTCTGTGCAATAAACTAAAAGCCCTGGTTAAAAATGTCCAAACCATCGTTTTTTTTAAGGCGTTATCACGTGATTCACTAAACAGTGCGGAGTGGCTGTTCTTCTTTGGAAAGATTCTTTAGTTCTCACTAGAGTTGATTGGTCTATAAATAATGGCGCTTTCTGTGTAAGTGACCAATTATGGTCTTTCTTTCCACCATCTAGAAAAGTAAGTAAGCaattgtattgtttttcttGAGGTTTTGAACAGTCAAAAaccttatttttttgcattttattattgcaGTATTAAGTTAATGATTAGATTAAACAGTCATTTATATAGTCGAGTCAGCAGAAGCGATGCTCATGAACAAAACTGAATAACATAAATAcgcttttttacagtgtgatgtTGTCCTAAAATATCTTGGAAGTAAAAAAACGTATATACCTCACAATAATACCAATAATTAAGGTTAACATTATAAGGACACGTTTCTCATTCACTATTCCACCATTTTCCATAAAACTCACTTTAATGGCGATATCAAAGACGTCCTGGTAGATGGCGCCAAAgattaaaaatgtgaaaatgctGTATTTCAAATATAATAAGTGGTCTATGATGTGTTTCAGATGACAGCAGGGACATGGTAATAAGTTCAACAGATAAAATGGATGTGTACCTaacttaatatatataaaaaaaaaattatatatatatatatatatatatatatatatatatatatatatatatataattttttttttcaaaatataagtACCACCAGTGTACTAATCACTGTATGTGTGTAATCACTTTTATTGTGTTTCCAAGGAAATGTGAATAAGGTTTGCGGTTCTTGACACCCTAAAGACATACAAAAgcttacaaattaaaaaaaaaaagaaaaatgtttcatTTACCATTATGACCTTGTGACTGAATTTGTCTGGAGCAGTAGTGAATTGTGTAAATAACACAACTGGATCACA
The genomic region above belongs to Paramisgurnus dabryanus chromosome 15, PD_genome_1.1, whole genome shotgun sequence and contains:
- the tra2b gene encoding transformer-2 protein homolog beta isoform X1 is translated as MSDAEKEFVERESRSASRSRSPRGSGKSASRSPDRSPARSKEGSHHSRSKSRSRSRSKTRSRSHRSSRRHYSRSRSRSHSRRRRSRSRSYSSEYRRRHSHSHSPMSSRRRHVGDRANPDPNCCLGVFGLSLYTTERDLREVFSKYGPLSDVSIVYDQQSRRSRGFAFVYFENREDSKEAKERANGMELDGRRIRVDYSITKRPHTPTPGIYMGRPTYGGGPSVSRRRDNYDRGYERGYDRYEERDYYNSSRSYRRRSPSPYYNRGPYRSRSRSRSYSPRHY
- the tra2b gene encoding transformer-2 protein homolog beta isoform X2, whose protein sequence is MSDAEKEFVERESRSASRSRSPRGSGKSASRSPDRSPARSKEGSHHSRSKSRSRSRSKTRSRSHRSSRRHYSRSRSRSHSRRRRSRSRSYSSEYRRRHSHSHSPMSSRRRHVGDRANPDPNCCLGVFGLSLYTTERDLREVFSKYGPLSDVSIVYDQQSRRSRGFAFVYFENREDSKEAKERANGMELDGRRIRVDYSITKRPHTPTPGIYMGRPTYGGGPSVSRRRDNYDRGYERGYDRYEERDYYNSSRSYRRRSPSPYYNRGPYRSRSRSRSYSPR